A section of the Dehalobacter sp. DCM genome encodes:
- a CDS encoding radical SAM protein, whose protein sequence is MTDLELIDFAKQNALAGKTLDKASIVQLLSIQPDSPADKALGKAAREVAASVTGNRGYLWGAIGLDAVPCSMNCEFCSLGEKWGIVQESKKISDEEIMAKVKQFAEIGASWIILRTTEFYDLKKLGTFAARIKKKVPGQYLLGINVGEFDLETANYLYKSGVDIVYHTVRLGEGKNTRFSIEERLETIRAIRESPLQLAFSVEPVGIEHTNEEIADLIVVACENGSVQTGGMARIPVKGTPLGDLPQVSDERMAQIGAVIRLANGQGDVCIYPPSEQALEKGANVLIIETGAIPRDSDCYSEKEWKQFSADKARAWFDKHGFQSGVKKNG, encoded by the coding sequence ATGACGGATTTGGAATTAATAGACTTTGCAAAGCAGAACGCGCTAGCCGGAAAAACGTTGGATAAAGCGAGCATTGTCCAGTTGCTGTCGATTCAGCCGGACTCTCCCGCAGACAAGGCTCTCGGAAAAGCAGCCAGGGAAGTGGCCGCGTCCGTAACCGGAAACCGGGGCTATCTATGGGGAGCCATTGGCCTTGACGCGGTACCGTGCAGTATGAACTGCGAATTTTGCTCCTTGGGGGAAAAATGGGGGATTGTTCAAGAAAGTAAAAAAATTAGTGATGAAGAGATCATGGCTAAGGTTAAGCAGTTTGCTGAAATCGGAGCAAGCTGGATTATTCTCCGCACGACAGAATTTTATGATCTGAAGAAGTTAGGCACTTTTGCTGCCAGAATAAAGAAGAAGGTGCCCGGGCAGTACCTGCTTGGAATAAATGTCGGAGAGTTTGATTTAGAAACCGCAAATTATTTATACAAATCGGGAGTGGATATCGTTTATCATACCGTAAGACTTGGCGAGGGTAAAAATACCAGGTTTTCAATAGAGGAAAGGTTGGAAACGATTAGGGCTATCAGAGAATCCCCTCTGCAATTGGCTTTCTCTGTTGAACCTGTCGGCATAGAACACACAAATGAAGAAATCGCCGATCTGATTGTCGTAGCCTGCGAAAACGGGTCTGTCCAGACAGGTGGAATGGCGCGCATTCCAGTGAAGGGAACCCCTCTTGGCGATTTGCCCCAGGTCTCTGATGAAAGGATGGCGCAAATCGGAGCGGTCATCCGCTTAGCCAACGGGCAAGGGGATGTTTGCATTTATCCGCCGTCAGAACAGGCCTTAGAGAAAGGGGCAAATGTACTTATTATAGAAACGGGAGCTATTCCCAGGGACAGCGATTGTTATTCCGAAAAAGAATGGAAACAATTCAGCGCGGATAAAGCAAGAGCTTGGTTTGATAAACATGGTTTCCAGTCCGGAGTCAAGAAAAACGGCTAG
- a CDS encoding ABC transporter substrate-binding protein, producing MKRVIKSISVLVIALLLAGMFTGCSGTEKAAKTSSDPATKGSVQMKVGTSKSPQAMIPYFYQQFLPEKYSSEVIYFSSISDSVNALMAGTLDATSCSMVNVISAASKGQPVVVLCGICNKCSALVAGVNSGIESEKDLKGKKIGYLPASAHHLLLLDVLRRNGLTQDDVTLVRLERETANDALKNGDIDAFMIGEPRPSQAVAGGYGKIISYPYFDDSVGTINAVMITTKENAEKNKDMIQDMVTAHCEATDYCNANVDVWQEKAAAELGFDPKVLKIAQSNTEIFYDITPEYIQQTKNLAQQMLDLKMITQIPNIEAMFDLSFLEEAEKEIKN from the coding sequence ATGAAAAGAGTTATTAAATCGATTAGTGTCCTTGTTATTGCCTTATTATTGGCAGGCATGTTCACAGGGTGCAGCGGCACAGAGAAAGCGGCAAAAACATCTTCGGATCCTGCCACAAAAGGGTCAGTCCAGATGAAGGTGGGGACATCCAAATCGCCTCAAGCCATGATCCCGTATTTTTATCAGCAGTTCCTTCCGGAAAAATATTCAAGTGAAGTCATATATTTCTCCAGTATTTCTGATTCCGTAAACGCACTTATGGCAGGAACGCTGGATGCGACTTCCTGCAGCATGGTAAATGTGATTTCAGCAGCCTCAAAAGGTCAACCGGTCGTTGTTTTATGCGGGATATGCAACAAATGCTCGGCTCTGGTAGCCGGTGTCAATTCCGGGATTGAAAGCGAAAAGGATCTTAAAGGGAAAAAAATCGGCTATTTGCCGGCTTCGGCGCACCACTTGCTGCTTTTGGACGTTTTACGCCGCAACGGGCTGACCCAGGACGATGTGACCCTGGTGCGCCTGGAAAGGGAAACCGCGAATGACGCTCTGAAAAACGGGGACATCGACGCTTTCATGATCGGCGAACCAAGGCCTTCGCAGGCTGTAGCCGGCGGTTACGGGAAAATCATCAGCTATCCTTATTTTGACGACAGTGTGGGTACAATTAATGCCGTTATGATTACGACAAAAGAAAATGCCGAAAAAAACAAGGATATGATCCAGGACATGGTGACAGCTCATTGCGAGGCAACCGATTATTGCAATGCCAATGTGGATGTCTGGCAGGAAAAGGCTGCCGCTGAATTAGGTTTCGATCCCAAAGTTCTGAAAATTGCCCAAAGCAATACAGAAATTTTCTATGATATTACCCCGGAATATATCCAGCAAACCAAAAACCTGGCTCAGCAGATGCTGGATTTAAAGATGATTACCCAAATACCGAATATAGAGGCTATGTTTGATTTGAGCTTTTTGGAAGAAGCTGAAAAAGAAATCAAGAACTAA
- a CDS encoding ABC transporter permease, whose amino-acid sequence MKTKRFTLKLWGLLIPCLVIAVWQWAAVSGILPPYKLPVPSHLFKVLLDYSFGCYEITFWSGKLLKNFVASFYRVLAGFALAAFCGVLLGLLSGRIERIKALVEPLIDALRAIPGIAWLPIAIVWFGIGEKNTLFLISLAAFFPVYVNTCYGVLGISPLKIRAGQMLGTKRKNLFLKIILPAAFPSIFIGLRLGLGVSWAHLVLGEITGVPTGLGAVLTDARCEGHVDMVIVSMVVIAIAGKVSDLVLGWLCRLFYPLKVGAKK is encoded by the coding sequence ATGAAAACAAAACGATTTACGTTGAAGTTATGGGGCTTGCTTATCCCGTGTTTGGTTATCGCCGTGTGGCAGTGGGCGGCAGTATCTGGCATTCTGCCGCCCTATAAGCTGCCGGTGCCTTCGCACTTGTTCAAGGTATTGCTGGACTACTCTTTTGGCTGCTATGAAATTACCTTTTGGTCCGGCAAGCTGCTGAAAAATTTTGTCGCAAGCTTCTACCGCGTCCTGGCAGGTTTTGCGCTTGCCGCTTTTTGCGGCGTTTTGCTGGGCTTGCTCAGCGGGCGGATTGAACGGATCAAGGCCTTGGTGGAACCGCTGATCGACGCCTTGAGGGCCATTCCGGGAATTGCCTGGCTGCCTATCGCCATCGTCTGGTTCGGGATCGGGGAAAAAAATACCTTGTTTTTAATCTCTCTGGCTGCATTTTTCCCGGTATATGTCAATACCTGTTACGGCGTACTCGGCATTTCCCCGTTAAAAATCCGTGCGGGGCAGATGCTCGGCACAAAGCGGAAGAATTTATTTTTGAAGATCATCCTGCCGGCTGCTTTTCCCAGTATTTTTATAGGGCTGCGCTTGGGGTTGGGCGTATCCTGGGCCCATCTGGTTCTGGGAGAAATAACCGGAGTGCCGACCGGACTGGGGGCGGTCCTGACAGATGCCAGGTGCGAAGGCCATGTGGATATGGTCATTGTCTCCATGGTTGTTATTGCGATAGCCGGCAAAGTAAGCGATCTGGTATTAGGATGGCTTTGCCGCCTCTTCTATCCGTTGAAAGTGGGTGCGAAAAAATAA
- a CDS encoding ABC transporter ATP-binding protein: MLSEQIVSNQLVLDKVSKSFQNYNGNCIEALDQVSMTVNEGEFVAILGPSGCGKSTLLNIIAGFEKGYQGIVSFNGEAIKTPAPERGVVFQSPVLFEWLNVKDNIAFGLKEKKIGKQEIETMVAQYIKLVELEGFENYYPEELSGGMQQRAALARTLVMHPKLLLMDEPFAALDAQLRFTMQQLLLTIWKNLKQTIIFVTHDVEEAILVAEKVYIMGRRPGWILEEIDVARKKKDSPDFTGSYEFYQLKNTIMEMLGLKAGGKSMECKH; encoded by the coding sequence ATGTTGTCGGAACAGATTGTCTCCAATCAATTAGTCCTAGATAAAGTGAGCAAGTCCTTCCAGAATTATAACGGCAATTGTATTGAGGCTTTGGATCAGGTATCCATGACGGTAAATGAAGGAGAATTTGTTGCTATATTAGGGCCGAGCGGCTGCGGGAAAAGCACTTTGTTAAATATTATCGCCGGGTTTGAAAAAGGTTATCAGGGAATTGTTTCGTTTAACGGGGAGGCCATTAAGACTCCGGCTCCGGAAAGGGGAGTCGTTTTCCAATCCCCCGTTCTATTCGAATGGTTAAATGTCAAAGACAATATTGCCTTTGGCTTAAAAGAGAAAAAGATTGGCAAACAGGAAATTGAAACAATGGTTGCCCAATATATCAAGCTGGTTGAGTTGGAGGGCTTTGAAAACTATTATCCCGAAGAGTTGTCCGGCGGCATGCAGCAAAGGGCGGCTCTGGCGCGCACACTGGTCATGCATCCCAAGCTTCTGCTGATGGATGAGCCTTTCGCCGCGCTGGACGCCCAGCTGCGTTTTACCATGCAGCAGCTGCTTCTGACGATCTGGAAGAATCTGAAGCAGACGATTATCTTTGTGACGCATGATGTTGAGGAAGCTATCCTTGTGGCCGAGAAGGTTTATATCATGGGCAGGCGTCCTGGGTGGATTCTGGAGGAAATTGATGTTGCCAGGAAAAAGAAGGATAGCCCGGATTTCACCGGAAGCTATGAATTTTATCAGCTAAAAAATACGATTATGGAAATGCTTGGTTTGAAGGCCGGCGGAAAATCTATGGAATGCAAACATTAG
- a CDS encoding ABC transporter substrate-binding protein, with amino-acid sequence MKSKWKRIGIVMMLAACLLMLFGCSAEEEAAQGKTGNKNTGTVETITVGRPGLDIKIACIIVASEMGYYEDEGVNVQFEQISNLADGMTAVTQNKLDVLPFGVIPSATFIAQGADAIVFSGTISEGSEAITLPENAEKYKTPEDFRGKKIGCYRMETGHMVMKGVLREAGLDVNSDVQFIYLDSMQSIAEAIKKGEVDLGFVNSGYGYIAKKSGLAVAFQTAEFSPDFPCCRQTTNSKVLAEKRDALVKFMIANLRGYQTLMTDKEASIAALAKYSGQDAAYVENVIYGTDTYDAAMKISLDPNKNRVCEFYEIMKANGDIAANTQYMMEDHLDTTVYQDALNEMIKRDPNNTLFTGLMDEFKVNNQ; translated from the coding sequence ATGAAAAGCAAATGGAAAAGAATTGGAATCGTTATGATGTTGGCGGCGTGCCTGCTGATGCTGTTTGGCTGCAGTGCAGAGGAGGAAGCAGCGCAAGGAAAGACAGGGAATAAGAACACCGGGACCGTGGAGACCATCACCGTCGGCAGGCCCGGGCTCGATATCAAAATCGCCTGCATTATCGTGGCTTCCGAGATGGGTTATTATGAGGATGAAGGCGTCAATGTGCAATTTGAACAGATTTCCAATCTGGCCGACGGCATGACTGCCGTTACCCAGAATAAACTGGATGTTCTGCCTTTCGGCGTCATTCCCTCCGCCACCTTTATTGCGCAAGGCGCGGATGCCATTGTTTTCAGCGGGACTATTTCCGAAGGCAGCGAAGCCATCACTCTTCCTGAAAACGCGGAAAAATATAAGACTCCGGAAGATTTCAGAGGGAAAAAGATCGGCTGCTACCGAATGGAAACCGGCCATATGGTGATGAAAGGCGTTCTGCGTGAAGCCGGACTGGATGTCAATTCGGATGTGCAATTTATCTATCTGGACAGTATGCAATCCATTGCCGAAGCCATAAAGAAAGGGGAAGTGGACCTCGGCTTTGTCAATAGTGGTTACGGCTATATTGCGAAAAAGAGCGGCCTGGCGGTTGCTTTCCAAACGGCTGAGTTCAGCCCGGATTTCCCCTGCTGCCGCCAGACTACCAACAGTAAGGTGCTGGCGGAGAAACGCGATGCGCTGGTCAAGTTTATGATTGCCAATCTGCGCGGCTATCAAACCCTGATGACGGATAAAGAAGCCTCCATTGCCGCCCTGGCTAAATATTCGGGACAGGATGCGGCCTATGTGGAAAACGTAATTTACGGAACCGACACTTATGACGCCGCCATGAAGATTTCCCTGGACCCCAACAAAAACAGGGTCTGTGAATTCTATGAAATCATGAAAGCCAACGGCGATATCGCCGCCAACACGCAATATATGATGGAAGACCATTTGGATACAACCGTCTATCAAGACGCTTTGAACGAAATGATCAAACGGGATCCGAACAACACCCTGTTCACCGGGCTGATGGATGAATTTAAAGTCAATAATCAGTAA